From the genome of Plectropomus leopardus isolate mb chromosome 13, YSFRI_Pleo_2.0, whole genome shotgun sequence, one region includes:
- the LOC121952678 gene encoding LOW QUALITY PROTEIN: olfactory receptor-like protein COR2 (The sequence of the model RefSeq protein was modified relative to this genomic sequence to represent the inferred CDS: substituted 1 base at 1 genomic stop codon): MDNSTFVGDILILEGLKVTSRSFIPAFILLLIVYVFIVVSNVGLVVLISRSRSLQQPMYLLLCNMSINDVFGATVVVPHILRDLLTSDSERHIHFTHCAVQAFCVHLHASASHTVLMIMAFDRYVAICNPLRYATIMTNRKVVALTATAWGTAFVLVVILVGLSVRLSRCRWIIFNPFCDNASLFKLSCESVLINNIYGLGYTVLLLGSSIGSVTLTYLRIAIVCLSSKNKVLNSRALQTCATHLAVYVIILLVSGFIIVILHRFPQLADHRKVAAVLGHVFLPALNAVIYGLQIKEVRQTITALLXCQVTNTKCKPQFEAEI, encoded by the coding sequence ATGGACAACAGCACATTTGTTGGGGACATTCTCATCCTGGAGGGGTTAAAGGTCACCTCCCGGTCCTTCATCCCcgccttcatcctcctcctgaTCGTTTACGTCTTCATCGTGGTGTCGAACGTCGGCCTGGTGGTGCTGATCTCCAGGAGCAGGAGCCTCCAGCAGCCCATGTACCTGCTCCTCTGCAACATGAGCATTAACGATGTTTTCGGCGCCACCGTCGTCGTGCCTCACATCCTCAGAGATCTTCTGACGTCAGACTCGGAGCGCCACATTCACTTCACCCACTGCGCCGTTCAGGCTTTCTGCGTTCACCTGCACGCCAGCGCCTCTCACACCGTGCTCATGATCATGGCCTTCGACCGCTACGTGGCCATCTGCAACCCCCTGCGGTACGCCACCATCATGACCAACAGGAAGGTGGTGGCGCTGACGGCGACGGCGTGGGGAACCGCCTTCGTTCTTGTGGTGATCCTCGTGGGCCTCAGCGTCCGCCTGTCGCGCTGCAGGTGGATTATATTCAACCCGTTTTGCGACAACGCCTCCTTGTTCAAACTGTCCTGCGAGAGCGTCCTCATCAACAACATCTACGGCCTCGGCTACACCGTGCTCCTGCTGGGCTCCTCCATCGGGAGCGTCACGCTCACCTACCTGAGGATCGCCATCGTGTGTCTGAGCAGCAAGAACAAGGTGCTGAACAGCCGAGCGCTGCAGACCTGCGCCACTCACCTGGCCGTCTACGTCATCATCCTGCTGGTGTCCGGCTTCATCATCGTCATCCTGCACCGCTTTCCACAACTGGCGGATCACAGGAAGGTGGCAGCCGTCCTGGGACACGTCTTCCTGCCGGCCCTGAACGCCGTTATCTACGGGCTGCAAATCAAAGAGGTTCGACAGACGATCACGGCTCTGTTGTGATGTCAGGTGACCAACACGAAATGCAAACCTCAATTTGAAGCAGAAATATGA
- the LOC121952808 gene encoding olfactory receptor 52N4-like, translated as MENQTFREDVLLLEGLKVSQRSSVPAFVLLLLVYVFVMLTNISLVVLIFTSRTLRQPMYLLSCNLSVNDIIGATSVTPYVLRHVFTPHSERYIRYTDCVVQAFCIHLYANASHTVLMIMAFDRCVAICNPLRYATVMTNRKVVTLSVAAWAAAFVGVTVLLGLSMRLTRCRRVIPNPYCDNASLFNLSCESVLISNVYGLVFTAVILGSSIVSITLTYLRIAAVCVRSKNKAMNRRALQTCSTHLAVYVFLLASCFIVVILHRFPKLVDHRKVAALVIQVNLPAFNTVIYGLQLREIRKRIIAVFHSRKVAQIK; from the coding sequence ATGGAGAACCAGACGTTCCGTGAGGACGTCCTGCTCCTGGAGGGGTTAAAGGTCTCCCAGCGGTCCAGCGTCCCCGccttcgtcctcctcctcctcgtctacGTCTTTGTGATGTTGACAAACATCAGTTTGGTCGTCCTGATCTTCACGAGCAGGACTCTCCGACAGCCCATGTATCTGCTCTCCTGCAACTTGAGCGTGAATGACATTATTGGCGCCACAAGTGTCACGCCGTACGTACTCAGACATGTTTTCACGCCACATTCAGAGCGGTACATTCGTTACACGGACTGTGTGGTTCAGGCCTTCTGTATTCACCTCTACGCCAACGCCTCGCACACCGTGCTCATGATCATGGCCTTCGACCGCTGCGTGGCCATCTGCAACCCCCTGCGGTACGCCACCGTCATGACCAACAGGAAGGTGGTGACGCTGTCGGTGGCGGCCTGGGCGGCGGCCTTCGTCGGTGTCACCGTCCTCCTGGGCCTCAGCATGCGGCTGACTCGCTGCAGGCGGGTTATCCCCAACCCGTACTGTGACAACGCCTCCTTGTTCAACCTCTCCTGTGAGAGCGTCCTCATCAGCAACGTCTACGGCCTCGTCTTCACCGCGGTCATCCTGGGCTCCTCCATCGTCAGCATCACGCTCACCTACCTGAGGATCGCCGCCGTGTGCGTGCGCAGTAAAAACAAGGCGATGAACCGCCGGGCGCTGCAGACGTGCTCCACTCACCTGGCCGTGTACGTCTTCCTGCTGGCGTCCTGCTTCATCGTCGTGATCCTGCACCGCTTCCCGAAGCTGGTGGACCACAGGAAGGTGGCGGCGCTCGTAATTCAGGTGAATCTTCCTGCGTTCAACACCGTCATCTACGGGCTGCAGCTGAGAGAGATCAGGAAGAGGATCATCGCTGTGTTTCACAGCAGGAAAGTAgctcaaatcaaataa